The sequence gatagggattgcctTTTATCTGTAAGTCAATTTAGAGAGAAATGACATcctaatgatatttaatcttccaatccataaatacagaatttccttccatttatttaggtcttctttgataacttccagaaatgttttgtagttttctgtgtacaggtcctttaaattcttggttaaatttattcctggatgtctgattatttttattattgtaaagaattttttcatgatttcctcctcagattgctcattactaatgtatagaaagaTTACTGATTtatgcatgttgatcttgtactctgccactttgttgaatttgtttattggctccagtagctttgtcatagatttttcatgactttctatatatagaatcatgtcatctgcaaatagtgaaaagttgacttcttcctttccaatttggatgtctttaattttttttcttgcctaggTGCCCTAGGTAGAACTtcttgcacaatgttgaataacagtggtaacagtgttcacccttgtcttgttccagaacttagacggaaagctttcagtctttcaccattgaatattatgttagctgtgggtttttcccaTATGTGCttgatcatattgaggaagtttccttctatccctatcattcaaagggtttttatcaagaaaggatgctggattttgtcaaatgccttttctgtgtcaaatgagataattttgtgttatttctcatttggtttgttaatgtggtgtattgtattaattgatatttttttatgttgaaccaccttgcatacctgggataaaaagcaattgattatggtgtataattcttttaattgtgctgttgtattcaatttgcaagtatttttgttgaggatttttgcatctatattcattagagagattgctCTGAAGCTTTCTTTTCTGTAATAGCCTTCTCTGGCTTTGCtgtgagggtgatattggctttatagaatgagttaggtagtgttccctcctcttcaattttttggaagagtttgagaaggattggtattaattcttcttggaatgactggtagaattcccctatgaagccacctggtcctgggtttttcattgttcagaggtttttttttttttttttaatgcagttttattgagatatattcacacaacatacaaaccatttcaaatatacaatcactggctcccagtatcatcacatagttgtgcatacatccccaagatcaattttagaacattttcattactccagaaaagaaataaaaataaaaaagaaaacccaaatcctcccatgcccctcacccccattattgacctatactattggtgtggtatatttgttactgctgatgaaatattaaaacattactgttagCTATCATCCacagtttgcaatatgtatactTTTCCCATATATGCCTCTATTACTAACTCCTTGTAattgtgtcatacatttcttctatttcatgaaagaccttttttatatttatacagttaatcatggacattgtccaccacaagattcactgtgttaaacattcccacattttaacttccaactttccttctgatgacatacattaCTCTAAacgtcccctttccaccacattcatacaccattcatgttaattattctcacagtaatgtactaccatcacttctgtccatttccaaacatttaagttcaacctagttaaacattctgcacatactaagcaccgctccccattctttagcctcattctatatcctggtaacttatattctatatttaataTCTATgggtatatatattataattagttcatatcagtgagatcatacaatatttgtccttttgtgtctgacactgcacttaacataatgtcctcaaggttcatccatgttgttgcatgcttcagaacttcattccttcttactgctgaataatattccatcacatgtatataccacattttgtttatccattcatctcttgagggacagttgggttgtttgcaacttttggcaactgtgaatagtgccactagaacatcagtgtgcagatgttggttcacatccctgctttcagatcttctgggtatattccgagtagcaggattgctggtcTATATGGAAACTCTActcatagcttcctgaggaactgccaaaccatcttccccagtggctgcaccattttacatttctaacagCTGTGAAATCagttttccaatttctccacatcctctccaacatttgtagtttcccgtCTGTTtagtagcagccattctaatagatgtgagATGTTAtcactttgtggttttgatttgcatttccctaataactattGAAGCTGGGCATCTTTACATGTGggttttagccatctgtatttcctctttggaaaaatgtctattcatgtcttttgcccttttaaaaattgggttgtttgtcttttaagtgttgagttgtaggatttctttatatattctggatatcaaacccttatcagataagtggtttccaaatactttctcccattgagttgattGCATTTTCACCCTTTTTttcaaagtcttttgaagcactgaagtattcaattttgaggagttcacatttatctattttttctttgttgcttgtattaggtgtaaagtctaacaaACTATCACTGATCACTAGAtattggagatgtttccctacattttcttctaggagtattatgatattggttcttatatttaagtctttgatccattttaatttttgtacaggaTGTGAGATaatggtcctctttcattcttttttttttattacaattttcattttattttaaacatgttttgaaagatataaaaatattgatcACAGTGAGCTTTACCAATTGTTATAGCTATAAAAATGAATgcagaaacaatatttttagtggaaataaattatatagtcaTTTCTTTTAATCACAAGAGAAAAACCTCAGCTGTTTGGCCATTGGCAGAAAACCAGTCTTTAAAAGAGGTCTTTTGAAGATGAGTTCCAGTCCATTTCTGTAAAGTTATCCACATGGTTCAGGAAACATGGACTTTTGTCTTTGTTACCATGGTCCCACAGAGGTGTCTCTGTTCATAGATAGTTCTAAATGTGGCAACACAGACAATTCTCCATGCTAGAAAAATGATGGATGAGCTGGAAAATAGTACTGTCTTAGTTCATATGCGGTCTTTTCCAAAATGAAGGGACACAGCGACACACTTCTTCACTGAATGAAAGTCCCTGCTCACAGTGCTTCAGTCGATTTGTACACGGTCTTCTGTAACAACTGCATGTTTGATGatgaaatttctttccttttaggaagcatttttgtggattttctgtACATTCACAGGCACATTTCCCAGGATTTAGGGGTTGATTTTTTGGGCAGGTTCTTTTACATACACATTGGCATGTGTTTTCATCAAATTCTCTGTTCGCCCCACATGAGTTGGGGAAGAGTTTGTTTTTACAGACACACTGGCATGAGTTTCTGTCTAATTCTTTGTGGGGTCCGCAGCTGGAAGGACGGAGACCCCCTTTACAGACACATTGACAGGTTTCTTCATCCAGCTCTTTGTTGGATCCACAGATGTCATGGAATCCATCAGTAGAATCATCTCCAGCATTagaggataaaagaaaatctTGCTGAGCCAGGCATCTGCAGATGTGATTATTCCAGATATAATTCGTGGGGCAAGTCTTGTTTGCTGCCTGACACTGTGGTAGTGTTGCTGGCAGGGAACGTCTAATAATTGAATGAACTTGTCTGTAAACATCCAGTTTAGACATGCATCGGCAGGAAGTGTGATTGGCAAAACTGATTGTTACTGGTTTGGGGCCTTGAGAGAGAGGCACTGTAATTTCAAACAACGTCTTGCTGAGGTAACTTGTGCTGGTGTTCATGCACTGTAGCCCCTCACTGTTGCAGCAGCCCCCACATCTGTAGACGGACACACATGGAGGTTTAAAGAAGGTGTTTGTTGCTGCTCCAAACTCCTTCCCCACATCTATACACACCTCACGTGGCATGCATTGAGTCTTTCTCCACTCATTATCAATACTTTTTAAGATCTCTGCATTATAATGTGCTGCAGCAAATTTTATATTCTCTTCTGTCCTTGTGTTGGAACTGGACTGTTCTTTATTATGTTGCCAGTCTCCTTTCCTTAATTGACACTTGAACATTTTCCAATATTCTGGGTAGAGTACTGTCATGAGTTCATCCACACTGGAAACAGACCGCAGCTGCTCCTCCAAATCTTCACCCGT is a genomic window of Choloepus didactylus isolate mChoDid1 chromosome X, mChoDid1.pri, whole genome shotgun sequence containing:
- the LOC119523029 gene encoding vascular endothelial growth factor C-like, which translates into the protein MHLLGFFSLACSLLVAALLPGRREAPAPAAAFESGLGFFDTEPDAGEATAYTGEDLEEQLRSVSSVDELMTVLYPEYWKMFKCQLRKGDWQHNKEQSSSNTRTEENIKFAAAHYNAEILKSIDNEWRKTQCMPREVCIDVGKEFGAATNTFFKPPCVSVYRCGGCCNSEGLQCMNTSTSYLSKTLFEITVPLSQGPKPVTISFANHTSCRCMSKLDVYRQVHSIIRRSLPATLPQCQAANKTCPTNYIWNNHICRCLAQQDFLLSSNAGDDSTDGFHDICGSNKELDEETCQCVCKGGLRPSSCGPHKELDRNSCQCVCKNKLFPNSCGANREFDENTCQCVCKRTCPKNQPLNPGKCACECTENPQKCFLKGKKFHHQTCSCYRRPCTNRLKHCEQGLSFSEEVCRCVPSFWKRPHMN